In Microcaecilia unicolor chromosome 1, aMicUni1.1, whole genome shotgun sequence, the following are encoded in one genomic region:
- the LOC115461352 gene encoding olfactory receptor 146-like, whose amino-acid sequence MMEEKNQTSVTKFILLGLTDDPELQIILFLLFLVIYVITLLGNAGIIILTRLDPNLQTPMYYFLCSLSFSDLCYSTVITPRMLVDLLSEKKAISFVECTAQLYFFAVFTSTESFLLSVMAYDRYVAVCNPLLYINIMNPARCYQLVAGVFAGGFLISFVHVGCIFSLFFCGPNVINHFYCDFMPLFSLSCSRTFTSKTVFFILVVSFGFSTFSLTITSYASIFSTILKMRSTEGRYKAFSTCASHLTAISLFYGTIFFMYMHLDTGFSMSQTKVASVFYTVVIPMLNPLIYSIKNKEVKRALRKVIHKSCRE is encoded by the coding sequence ATGATGGAAGAGAAGAATCAGACCTCAGTTACCAAATTCATTCTCTTGGGTCTCACGGATGATCCAGAACTTCAGATTATCCTCTTTCTGTTGTTTTTAGTGATCTATGTTATCACCCTGCTGGGGAACGCTGGAATAATCATATTAACCCGGCTGGATCCTAACCTTCAAACTCCCATGTACTATTTTCTGTGTAGCTTGTCTTTCTCTGATCTGTGTTATTCCACAGTTATTACTCCTAGGATGCTTGTTGACTTGCTGTCTGAGAAGAAAGCCATATCCTTTGTGGAGTGCACAGCACAACTCTATTTCTTTGCTGTGTTTACATCCACAGAGTCGTTCCTGCTTTCAGTGATGGCATATGATCGTTATGTGGCGGTATGCAACCCTCTGCTTTATATAAACATCATGAATCCAGCTCGTTGCTATCAGCTGGTGGCTGGCGTATTTGCAGGAGGGTTTCTCATTTCATTTGTACATGTAGGTTGTATATTTAGTTTGTTCTTCTGTGGACCAAATGTgatcaatcatttttattgtgatTTCATGCCATTGTTTAGTCTCTCCTGCTCCAGGACCTTCACAAGTAAAACtgtcttttttattttagttGTCTCTTTTGGATTTAGCACCTTTTCATTAACAATAACCTCTTACGCTTCCATCTTCTCTACTATCTTGAAGATGCGTAGCACAGAAGGAAGGTACAAAGCCTTTTCAACATGTGCATCTCATCTCACAGCCATCTCCTTGTTTTATGGAACAATATTTTTTATGTATATGCACCTGGACACAGGTTTTTCTATGAGTCAGACTAAAGTGGCATCTGTGTTTTACACAGTTGTGATTCCCATGCTGAATCCTCTGATCTACAGCATCAAGAACAAGGAGGTCAAAAGAGCCTTAAGAAAAGTAATACACAAAAGTTGCAGAGAATAA